In one window of Henckelia pumila isolate YLH828 chromosome 1, ASM3356847v2, whole genome shotgun sequence DNA:
- the LOC140874521 gene encoding uncharacterized protein: MGESLHEYWECFKKLCARCPQHQISENLLIQYCYEGLLSHDRSMLDANSGGVFVDKTPVQARNLIENMAANSQQFGTNRSDPTPRKSNEVNVSSLEQKLSKLTSLVRHMTVGNGQIARVCGICTQVGHATNMCPTLQEGSAEQVNAAGGFPGPPQQKYDPYSNTYNPGWRDHPNLRYGNPPANQAYRPPNPPPQRPPIPTPGESLENIVQNLATNTMSFQQDTRTSIQNLNTQMGQLVAAISKLEAQNSSRLPSQTVVNPKENVSAITLRSGKELQIQDKLVKETVETEREKESKVKEREPIPKEAPRGKFLPLSEYKPVAPFPLALKDSRKNEGIKELYETFRRREVNIPMLDAIKQVSAVIQRKVTTKFKDPGMFSIPCQIGGVQLDTTMLNLGASINVMPYSVYASLNLGPLNETDIVIQMADRSTIFPRGLLEDVLVEVGDLVFPADFYVLDMKSNELNSPILLGRPFLKTSKSIIDVDNGNLTMEFDGKIAKFDIFDTLKIPARESVVNILVTPAEISTAEKFFSDMQALKTATKCPPDNAKRMPMRKEKRGQGASTFKKLTQQMLGTKFFGKCFKWVKVDKGTKFKPP, translated from the exons ATGGGAGAGTCACTGCACGAGTATTGGGAGTGCTTCAAGAAACTTTGTGCCAGATGCCCacaacaccagataagtgaaaacttaCTAATTCAATACTGTTATGAAGGGTTGTtgtctcatgacaggagtatgctggaTGCGaatagtggaggagtttttgtggacaaaactccggtGCAAGCGAGGAACTTAATAgaaaatatggctgccaattctcagcaatttggcaccaacagaagtGATCCTACACCAAGGAAGAGTAACGAGGTAAacgtttcttcccttgaacaaaaACTGAGCaaactgacgtctcttgtgcgacATATgactgtagggaatggacagattGCAAGGGTATGTGGAATTTGCACTCAAGTGGGACATGCAACTAACATGTGTCCCACTCTTCAAGAGGGATCTGCGGAGCAAGTCAATGCAGCAGGAGGATTTCCAGGGCCACCTCAGCAGAAGTATGATCCTTACTCtaacacatacaatccaggtTGGAGGGATCATCCAAACCTCAGATATGGCAATCCTCCAGCaaatcaagcttataggccgCCGAACCCTCCACCACAGCGTCCTCCGATTCCTACGCCAGGTGAGTCTCTTGAAAACATAGTTCAGAATCTTGCCACTAATACCATGTCTTTTCAACAGGACACCAGGACGAGcatccaaaacttaaatacCCAAATGGGGCAGCTCGTTGCAGCAATTAGCAAGTTGGAAGCACAAAATTCCAGCCGTTTGCCTTCACAAACAGTGGTGAATCCGAAGGAGAACGTGAGTGCTATCactttgaggagtggaaaggagCTGCAGATTCAAGACAAATTGGTCAAAGAAACGGTAGAGACTGAAAGGGAAAAAGAATCTAAGGTGAAGGAGCGTGAGCCCATTCCTAAAGAAGCACCGAGAGGTAAGTTTCTTCCTTTGTCTGAGTATAAACctgtagccccttttcccttagctttAAAGGACTCTAGGAAAAATGAGGGGATAAAGGAgctctatgaaacttttcgtagacgCGAGGTAAACATTCCaatgttagatgctattaagcaa gtTTCTGCCGTTATTCAAAGAAAGGTAACTACAAAATTCAAGGACCCAGGTATGTTCTCGATTCCATGTCAAATAGGAGGTGTTCAGCTTGATACGACCATGCTAAATTTAGGAGCATCTATTAACGTCATgccatactctgtttatgcttccttaaatcTTGGGCCTTTGAATGAAACTGATATTGTTATCCAAATGGCTGATCGATCTACTATTTTTCCAAGGGGTTTGTTAGAAGATGTTTTAGTAGAAGTTGGTGACTTGGTCTTTCCTGCTGATTTCTATGTTCTTGACATGAAAAGTAATGAAttgaatagtcctattttgttaggaagaccatttttgaaaacttctaaGTCTATCATAGATGTTGATAACGGTAATCTCACGATGGAATTCGATGGAAAAATTgctaaatttgatatttttgataccctgaAAATTCCTGCCcgtgaaagtgttgttaatatTCTTGTAACACCTGCTGAAATTTCTACTGCTGAAAAATTTTTCTCTGATATGCAGGCACTAAAAACTGCGACAAAATGTCCTCCTGATAACGCGAAAAGGATGCCCATGAGAAAAGAGAAACGGGGTCAAGGAGCTAGCACCTTCAAGAAATTGACGCAGCAAATGCTTGGGAcaaaattttttggaaaatgttttaaatgggtgaaggtggacaaaGGAACCAAATTTAAACCACCCTGA